The proteins below are encoded in one region of Shewanella putrefaciens:
- the purK gene encoding 5-(carboxyamino)imidazole ribonucleotide synthase, with the protein MTQTNTKQRVWVLGNGQLGAMLTHAGEPLAIDVRAVDIMTPTDEILPLAPQDIITAEREQWPESSLSLQLSSHPQFINGPVFSRLADRYSQKSLLDQIKVPTAPWTLVDDHTQVDSLYQRFGARVLMKRRTGGYDGKGQHWLKQAEAGDIPQDWRNLAIAEQAINFDEEVSLVGVRTREGQCIFYPLTLNLHQDGILMASISPLARLTPLQSQAEAMLSAIMHELDYVGVMAMECFRVGNSLLVNELAPRVHNSGHWTQAGTHMDQFQLHLRALCGIAIPQPQVNFQCVMVNLIGIDNDLRWLSLPNAELYWYDKEVRPGRKVGHLNLSVPNQAVLNDSIAALQAWMPAQYQAPLAWILAEFAKHHN; encoded by the coding sequence ATGACCCAGACAAACACAAAGCAAAGAGTGTGGGTGTTAGGTAATGGCCAATTAGGCGCCATGCTGACCCACGCAGGTGAACCGCTGGCGATTGATGTCCGCGCAGTGGATATAATGACGCCAACGGATGAAATCCTCCCCCTCGCTCCCCAGGATATTATTACCGCCGAGCGTGAGCAGTGGCCTGAATCTAGCTTAAGTTTGCAGTTAAGCAGCCACCCTCAGTTTATTAACGGCCCCGTATTTAGCCGTCTAGCGGATCGTTATAGCCAAAAAAGTTTGCTCGACCAAATCAAGGTGCCAACCGCGCCTTGGACACTCGTCGATGACCATACCCAAGTAGACAGCCTCTACCAACGTTTTGGTGCACGTGTGTTAATGAAACGCCGCACAGGTGGTTACGATGGCAAAGGCCAACACTGGCTAAAACAAGCCGAAGCCGGAGACATTCCACAGGATTGGCGCAATTTAGCCATTGCCGAACAGGCGATTAATTTTGATGAGGAAGTGTCCTTAGTGGGCGTGCGCACCCGCGAAGGCCAATGCATATTTTACCCCTTGACGCTCAATCTCCATCAAGACGGTATTCTAATGGCTTCTATTTCGCCATTGGCACGCCTAACGCCGCTGCAATCCCAAGCCGAAGCTATGCTCAGCGCCATCATGCATGAACTAGACTATGTCGGTGTCATGGCGATGGAATGTTTCCGAGTTGGTAATAGTTTATTGGTCAATGAATTAGCGCCGCGGGTGCATAACTCTGGCCACTGGACGCAAGCTGGCACCCATATGGACCAATTCCAGCTACATTTAAGGGCCCTGTGTGGCATTGCTATTCCACAGCCGCAGGTGAATTTTCAATGTGTGATGGTTAATCTTATCGGTATCGATAATGACCTGCGCTGGTTAAGTTTGCCTAATGCGGAGCTGTATTGGTACGACAAGGAAGTGCGCCCAGGCCGAAAAGTGGGACATTTAAACCTTTCTGTGCCCAATCAAGCGGTACTGAACGACAGCATTGCCGCATTGCAAGCTTGGATGCCTGCCCAGTATCAGGCTCCGCTAGCATGGATATTGGCAGAATTTGCCAAACACCATAATTAA
- the purE gene encoding 5-(carboxyamino)imidazole ribonucleotide mutase, whose protein sequence is MQALVAVVMGSKSDWPTMEAAAEIMDKLQVPYHVEVVSAHRTPDKLMEFAATAADRGFKIIIGGAGGAAHLPGMIASKTRLPVLGVPVQSKALSGMDSLLSIVQMPKGIAVGTLAIGTAGAFNAGLLACQILANNDAKLAARLEAFREEQTRAVLDNPDPREA, encoded by the coding sequence ATGCAAGCCCTTGTTGCTGTTGTTATGGGTTCTAAGAGTGATTGGCCCACTATGGAAGCCGCCGCTGAGATCATGGATAAACTGCAAGTGCCCTATCATGTTGAAGTGGTATCCGCCCATAGAACGCCAGATAAACTGATGGAGTTTGCAGCCACTGCCGCTGACCGTGGTTTTAAAATCATCATTGGTGGCGCGGGCGGTGCAGCGCACTTGCCAGGCATGATTGCCTCAAAAACTCGCTTACCCGTATTAGGTGTACCCGTACAAAGCAAGGCGCTGTCAGGAATGGACAGCCTGTTATCTATCGTACAAATGCCTAAGGGAATTGCCGTTGGCACCTTAGCCATAGGTACTGCAGGAGCCTTTAACGCAGGCTTACTGGCTTGCCAAATTTTGGCCAATAACGATGCTAAGCTTGCCGCCCGTTTAGAAGCCTTTAGGGAAGAACAAACCCGCGCAGTGTTGGACAATCCCGATCCGAGGGAAGCCTAA